Proteins from a genomic interval of Lacticaseibacillus pabuli:
- a CDS encoding GGDEF domain-containing protein yields the protein MLAWEIHVISLLTNTLVVVGYTILYNWLQTAKFPDTQRFVSRTLMLVLTTFAFVIFFHWSSLTSMAEYKGIVGYGWVFLNFQMLVVAYALLRTKRRAVFYSLAVLLTVWYWWLPNVVYWYVFDAVSLALMWLASRYGHRIFGNLFLYYGFVAVFAIPFFWTNYISLHGIDCGWPWQIGTYLLLAFIIRKVHLRYEHMKTRQANLMQEARIDELTQLLNFRVFNDDLQRAFTDYEDTNMSYALYTFDIDHFKRVNDAYGHLMGNRVLEQVARQLQRITSQMDYPAHCYRTGGEEFSFLVYDVTRNFGEAQKIAEQICRGISGLSFTADNGKHFGITISLGEDCALTEDQNYLDLYNRADKYLYASKRSGRNRMTIRGITLTDKNPRVALN from the coding sequence TTGCTCGCATGGGAGATTCATGTCATCAGCCTGCTGACCAACACTTTGGTCGTGGTTGGCTACACGATTTTGTACAATTGGTTACAAACAGCTAAATTTCCGGACACCCAACGCTTCGTATCGCGCACCTTGATGCTCGTTTTGACCACCTTTGCCTTCGTGATCTTCTTCCACTGGTCATCACTGACTAGCATGGCGGAATACAAAGGCATTGTCGGTTATGGTTGGGTATTTCTAAACTTTCAAATGCTCGTCGTTGCTTACGCCTTATTGCGCACCAAGCGGCGAGCAGTCTTTTACAGTCTGGCCGTTCTGCTGACCGTCTGGTACTGGTGGCTGCCAAACGTTGTTTACTGGTATGTCTTTGATGCCGTCAGTCTCGCCTTGATGTGGCTTGCGAGCCGCTATGGACACCGTATTTTTGGTAATCTCTTCCTATATTATGGATTCGTCGCCGTGTTCGCGATTCCTTTCTTTTGGACGAACTACATTTCACTGCACGGGATTGACTGCGGCTGGCCGTGGCAAATCGGCACTTACCTACTGCTTGCTTTCATCATCCGTAAAGTGCATCTGCGCTATGAACACATGAAGACAAGGCAAGCGAACCTCATGCAGGAGGCGCGCATCGATGAACTCACACAACTGCTTAATTTCCGTGTGTTCAACGATGATCTGCAGCGGGCGTTCACAGACTATGAAGACACTAACATGTCCTACGCGCTATACACGTTTGACATCGATCACTTCAAACGTGTCAACGACGCTTACGGACACCTCATGGGAAACCGGGTCCTGGAGCAGGTTGCTCGTCAGCTCCAGCGCATTACGAGTCAAATGGATTACCCGGCCCATTGTTACCGGACTGGCGGCGAGGAGTTTAGTTTTCTCGTCTATGATGTCACCCGCAATTTTGGTGAAGCCCAAAAGATTGCCGAGCAAATTTGCCGGGGCATTAGCGGCCTGTCCTTTACTGCAGACAATGGCAAACACTTCGGTATCACCATCTCGCTGGGCGAGGATTGCGCACTCACTGAGGATCAAAACTATCTCGACCTGTACAACCGCGCCGACAAGTACTTGTACGCGTCCAAACGTTCTGGTCGCAACCGGATGACCATCCGTGGCATCACCTTAACGGATAAGAATCCGCGGGTCGCCCTTAATTAA
- a CDS encoding NAD-dependent protein deacylase, which translates to MFDLKAAIGVAQTVTFLTGAGVSTLSGIPDYRSKGGLYSGMKRPEDILSVPYLQEHPAEFHQWVTRNMYFPEAKPNVVHEKMAAISNVKGSVITQNVDGLDARAGTKHLTEFHGNLYRVYCTNCGKASDYTVYLHDWHCPYCGGILRPDIVLYGEQINQDVLASAVNAVRSADLIIVVGSSLVVYPFAGLLDLTRSDAQIVAVNKERLELPQGAVMLQGDAATLFAAL; encoded by the coding sequence ATGTTTGATTTAAAAGCAGCAATTGGTGTCGCCCAAACGGTCACCTTCTTGACTGGTGCCGGCGTCTCCACACTTTCGGGAATCCCCGATTACCGGAGCAAGGGCGGCCTTTACTCAGGTATGAAACGCCCCGAAGACATCTTGTCGGTCCCTTACCTCCAGGAACATCCTGCTGAGTTTCATCAATGGGTCACGCGTAATATGTATTTTCCAGAAGCAAAGCCCAACGTCGTCCACGAAAAGATGGCTGCCATCAGCAATGTGAAGGGTAGCGTCATCACCCAGAACGTCGACGGCCTCGATGCTCGGGCTGGGACGAAGCACCTGACCGAATTCCACGGCAACCTGTACCGGGTTTACTGCACGAACTGCGGCAAGGCTTCCGATTACACCGTTTATCTACATGATTGGCATTGTCCTTACTGCGGCGGTATTCTGCGCCCCGACATTGTCCTGTACGGTGAACAAATCAACCAGGATGTGCTCGCTAGTGCCGTCAATGCCGTCCGGAGTGCCGACCTCATCATCGTGGTGGGCAGCAGCCTAGTGGTGTACCCCTTCGCTGGCCTACTCGACCTGACCCGCAGTGATGCCCAGATTGTCGCCGTCAACAAGGAACGTCTGGAGCTGCCTCAGGGTGCCGTCATGTTGCAAGGCGATGCGGCAACCTTGTTTGCGGCGCTCTAA
- a CDS encoding putative ABC transporter permease has protein sequence MVQTTQLLSLEQGFVTWILYFFAYGFVGWLWESGYVSVRKHKWINSGFLNGPVIPVYGFSMTAVLAAVAPFSHNIVYLYLISAVVVTVIEYVTSWLMEKLFHARWWDYSNVPLNLQGRVALPISAFWGIGVVFIVKVVHPFVARWVTHVNTTFGIFAVVLLVALFMFDFGFTLANLLAFGAATKRIGDTIESTKKELRERAAATGERLEEEHPWLETYRKDREARAKLPNLSAVQRRLLSSFPNMKLNDTHTSAQDIADLANLMKRLNKKHQ, from the coding sequence ATGGTGCAGACGACGCAGTTACTGTCTTTAGAGCAGGGCTTTGTGACCTGGATTCTATATTTCTTTGCGTATGGGTTCGTGGGTTGGCTTTGGGAAAGCGGCTATGTGAGTGTCCGTAAACACAAATGGATCAACTCAGGGTTCCTAAATGGTCCCGTGATTCCGGTTTATGGGTTCTCAATGACGGCGGTGTTGGCTGCAGTGGCACCGTTCTCGCATAATATCGTTTACCTTTACCTCATCTCCGCGGTTGTGGTGACCGTTATCGAGTATGTCACCAGCTGGCTAATGGAAAAACTATTCCACGCCCGGTGGTGGGACTACAGTAATGTGCCCTTGAACCTTCAGGGGCGAGTCGCACTGCCCATTTCGGCATTCTGGGGCATCGGTGTGGTCTTCATCGTGAAGGTCGTGCACCCATTTGTCGCACGCTGGGTGACACACGTGAACACCACCTTTGGCATTTTTGCGGTTGTGTTGCTGGTTGCCCTGTTCATGTTCGACTTTGGCTTTACACTTGCTAACCTGCTGGCATTTGGCGCAGCGACCAAACGGATTGGCGATACGATTGAATCCACTAAGAAGGAACTACGTGAAAGGGCAGCAGCAACCGGAGAACGATTGGAAGAAGAACACCCCTGGCTTGAAACTTACCGTAAGGATCGCGAGGCACGGGCAAAGTTGCCTAACCTGAGTGCCGTTCAGCGGCGTCTGCTGTCGAGTTTTCCCAATATGAAGCTTAACGACACGCATACATCCGCCCAAGATATTGCGGATCTAGCTAATTTGATGAAACGTTTGAACAAGAAGCATCAATGA
- a CDS encoding alpha/beta hydrolase translates to MVETVFNVPYGNEPEQITDVYLPDGPATGAVIDIHGGGWFRGDKLKDADLGEIFAEQGYVTFVANYRIGERGHYPKPLEDMDLLYEWLKKSDYDFPREHIAVFGSSVGGNMAGEMAIKYGIPAVSLSGIFDIANWLNSHQDVKGSMDHIDNFGGASADINQDGADDPFYKGFVEGYFGGRTDQFEEATPAPRVTDKTGTMYIGNSLNEFVPNSGVLDMAKALSDHNVPFTVRFVTGTRHAKGYWPKVQDDVLAFLKRNI, encoded by the coding sequence ATGGTTGAAACTGTATTTAACGTACCTTATGGGAATGAACCTGAACAAATTACGGATGTTTATCTACCTGACGGGCCAGCAACCGGCGCCGTTATTGATATTCACGGTGGCGGCTGGTTCCGTGGCGACAAGCTGAAGGACGCCGACCTGGGTGAAATTTTTGCCGAGCAGGGTTACGTCACCTTCGTTGCGAACTACCGCATCGGTGAGCGCGGTCACTACCCAAAGCCACTCGAAGACATGGACTTGCTCTATGAATGGCTGAAGAAGAGTGATTATGACTTTCCACGGGAACACATTGCGGTCTTTGGATCATCCGTTGGTGGGAATATGGCTGGCGAGATGGCGATCAAGTACGGCATTCCCGCTGTCTCACTTTCCGGGATTTTTGACATTGCCAACTGGTTGAATAGTCACCAGGACGTCAAGGGCTCGATGGACCACATCGACAACTTTGGCGGTGCGAGCGCGGATATTAATCAGGACGGTGCCGATGATCCGTTTTACAAGGGCTTTGTTGAAGGCTACTTTGGCGGGCGCACCGACCAGTTCGAAGAAGCAACGCCGGCACCACGCGTCACGGATAAGACTGGGACCATGTACATTGGTAACTCGCTGAACGAGTTTGTTCCTAATAGTGGGGTGCTCGACATGGCGAAGGCCTTGTCTGACCACAATGTGCCATTTACCGTTCGCTTCGTGACGGGAACGCGTCACGCGAAGGGTTACTGGCCAAAGGTACAGGATGATGTATTGGCGTTCTTGAAGCGGAATATTTAA
- a CDS encoding sortase domain-bontaining protein produces MKFNGISVLVASVVMAFGAFVAPSAVTASGTQSVKAAAVKAPARNEVSFAGVTVPVIKGNMSVTTAPKGNRAETWGGQTTLSTTDNESTHMIGHNNTSFGKIVKLKKGSAVTVHDVNGKTKVYHVTAVHDVTDSGYINHTKTSVYKQIVNPNQGEQVVLQTCLSETVNRLVWAR; encoded by the coding sequence ATGAAATTCAATGGTATTAGTGTTCTTGTTGCGTCTGTTGTGATGGCTTTTGGTGCTTTCGTTGCGCCTAGCGCTGTAACCGCCTCTGGTACCCAGAGTGTTAAGGCCGCTGCCGTCAAGGCACCTGCACGCAATGAAGTTTCATTTGCCGGCGTTACGGTCCCGGTCATCAAGGGGAACATGTCCGTCACAACCGCACCTAAAGGTAACCGCGCTGAGACCTGGGGTGGTCAGACAACATTGTCGACTACCGATAACGAATCAACTCACATGATCGGTCACAACAACACTTCTTTCGGCAAGATTGTTAAGCTGAAGAAGGGCTCCGCTGTGACAGTCCACGACGTCAACGGTAAGACCAAGGTCTACCACGTGACCGCCGTGCACGATGTGACTGACAGTGGCTACATCAACCACACTAAGACCTCTGTTTACAAGCAGATTGTGAACCCTAACCAGGGCGAACAAGTTGTCCTGCAGACATGCCTTAGCGAAACGGTTAACCGCCTGGTCTGGGCTCGCTAA
- the brnQ gene encoding branched-chain amino acid transport system II carrier protein, protein MDTSNLMNNKKLTTKQYVVIASMLFGLFFGAGNLIFPLHLGQLAGGHFALATVGFLVTAVVLPLLAVLAIAVTHSEGVYDIGKPLGAWFALTFMILIHATIGPLFGTPRTATVPFTVGVAPLLSKNMQHTGLLVFSALFFLAAFLFSYKETRIKDAVGRMLNPLFLTLLAVLFFIAFLHPMGNALHQVATPDYTHAAFMNGFLQGYNTMDALAGLAFGVTVVTAVRSLGLKKNSQVAAVTARAGVFATSAIGVVYILLIVLGSTSLGKFKVSLDGGVAFNQIVTRYLGAAGHAFLAVMLTLTCLTTAIGLVAAFAQDFHKHFPKVSYTAWLAFMSFASFCTANFGLDTIIQWSTPMLMFLYPFSMVLILLSVTSPLFKRDGVVYAFVVAFTTVPALMDMVGAFPPVVSASAFGKAVVGLEHTYLPFSTMGLGWLVPALVGLVLGLGVHFVKEHRNATVAAPEKQALSND, encoded by the coding sequence ATGGATACAAGCAACTTGATGAACAATAAGAAACTCACCACGAAACAATACGTCGTCATCGCATCAATGCTTTTCGGCCTGTTCTTTGGTGCCGGGAACCTGATTTTCCCATTACACCTCGGCCAGCTCGCCGGGGGTCACTTCGCTCTCGCGACAGTGGGTTTCCTCGTCACCGCCGTCGTGCTCCCACTACTCGCTGTGCTGGCCATCGCCGTTACCCATTCTGAAGGGGTCTACGACATCGGCAAGCCGCTCGGTGCCTGGTTCGCGTTGACCTTCATGATCTTGATTCACGCCACCATCGGCCCCCTGTTTGGGACACCACGTACTGCGACCGTGCCGTTTACCGTCGGGGTTGCGCCACTGCTCAGCAAGAACATGCAGCACACGGGCCTGCTCGTTTTTTCAGCTCTGTTCTTCCTCGCTGCCTTCCTCTTTTCTTACAAGGAAACCCGGATCAAGGACGCTGTCGGCCGGATGCTCAATCCCCTGTTTTTGACCTTGCTCGCCGTATTGTTCTTCATCGCTTTCTTGCACCCAATGGGCAATGCACTGCACCAAGTCGCAACGCCTGACTACACCCACGCCGCTTTCATGAACGGCTTCTTGCAGGGTTACAACACCATGGACGCCCTGGCTGGTCTGGCCTTTGGGGTGACCGTTGTGACCGCTGTACGTAGTCTTGGTCTGAAGAAGAATAGCCAAGTCGCTGCCGTGACCGCTCGCGCTGGTGTTTTTGCCACCTCTGCGATCGGTGTTGTCTACATCCTCTTGATTGTTCTGGGCTCAACTTCTCTCGGGAAATTCAAGGTGTCACTCGATGGTGGTGTTGCCTTTAACCAGATTGTGACTCGTTACCTCGGTGCAGCTGGTCATGCGTTCCTCGCTGTCATGTTGACGCTCACTTGCCTGACCACCGCTATCGGCTTGGTTGCTGCCTTTGCACAGGATTTCCACAAGCACTTCCCTAAGGTGTCCTACACCGCATGGCTCGCCTTCATGAGCTTTGCCTCCTTCTGCACCGCCAACTTTGGACTCGACACCATCATCCAGTGGTCCACACCTATGCTGATGTTCCTCTACCCATTCTCCATGGTGCTCATCCTGCTGTCCGTCACCAGCCCACTCTTCAAGCGCGATGGTGTTGTGTACGCCTTCGTGGTTGCCTTCACCACCGTACCTGCCTTGATGGACATGGTCGGTGCCTTCCCACCAGTCGTTTCTGCTAGTGCCTTTGGTAAAGCTGTCGTCGGCCTCGAACACACCTACCTGCCATTCTCTACGATGGGTCTCGGCTGGCTCGTCCCCGCTTTGGTCGGCTTGGTTCTTGGCCTCGGTGTCCACTTCGTCAAGGAACACCGCAATGCCACCGTTGCCGCACCTGAAAAGCAGGCTCTTAGCAACGATTAA
- a CDS encoding PHP domain-containing protein, which produces MAYYDQHVHTYFSFDSDAQFEDYLAQTQQPLVTTEHLEFGNPDDGQRDDQPDYHAYKNRIAALSAQYPQDILRGIEVGYNPNRVADIRTYLAAGDYDLTLLSFHHNGRFDYQDHYFLEQDKQTVVQDYYRDMLAGLRDFHDADVLAHFDYGVRILEVTPDELAAWAGPELRAIFDLAVQYGLAFELNTKSMFRWENLPLYEYAIPLYLAAGGTRFTIGSDAHRSDAFQNHFDEAKALLKRNGVTSLTVYRKHEASSVTF; this is translated from the coding sequence ATGGCTTACTATGATCAGCACGTGCACACCTACTTTTCGTTTGATTCCGACGCACAGTTTGAGGACTATTTGGCCCAGACACAGCAACCTCTCGTCACGACCGAGCACCTCGAGTTTGGTAATCCCGATGATGGCCAGCGTGATGATCAGCCGGACTACCATGCCTATAAGAACCGCATCGCGGCGCTCAGTGCGCAGTATCCGCAAGACATCTTACGTGGCATTGAGGTGGGCTACAACCCGAATCGTGTTGCTGACATTCGCACCTACCTCGCTGCGGGTGACTACGATTTAACCCTGCTCAGTTTCCACCACAACGGCCGCTTCGACTATCAGGACCATTACTTCTTGGAACAAGACAAGCAAACGGTGGTCCAAGATTATTACCGCGATATGCTGGCAGGACTGCGTGACTTTCATGACGCCGACGTCCTCGCACATTTTGACTACGGCGTCCGCATTCTTGAAGTCACGCCCGACGAGCTCGCCGCCTGGGCGGGCCCCGAGCTACGCGCTATCTTCGACCTCGCCGTGCAATACGGCCTGGCCTTCGAGCTCAACACCAAGTCGATGTTCCGCTGGGAGAACCTCCCGCTATACGAATACGCGATTCCGCTGTATCTCGCGGCTGGCGGCACCCGTTTCACGATTGGCAGTGACGCCCACCGCAGTGATGCCTTCCAGAACCACTTTGACGAGGCCAAGGCGCTGCTCAAACGGAACGGTGTCACGTCACTCACTGTCTACCGCAAGCACGAGGCTAGCAGCGTTACCTTCTAA
- a CDS encoding branched-chain amino acid ABC transporter permease, protein MHTILQQLINGLSLGSIYALLALGYTMVYGVIKLINFAHGDIYMLGAFWGYYVLKYWHVNFWVALLSAMIISAAAGVVIEFLAYRPLRHSPRITALITAIGVSYLLENGMSYLYGASARNFPQAIAQHNYHVAGLTISNIQVLILVVSIVLMIGLQLIIRRTKMGKAMRAVAVDPDAAQLMGINPNHVISFTFALGSALAGAAGVLIGLYYNTIDPLMGMTPGIKAFVAAVVGGIGSIPGAAVGGFLIGILETITQAVGLSAYKDAAVYVVLIVILLVLPSGIFGRHSKEKV, encoded by the coding sequence TTGCATACTATTTTGCAACAACTCATCAACGGCCTGTCGCTGGGCAGTATTTACGCACTGCTCGCGCTAGGCTACACGATGGTTTACGGGGTCATCAAACTCATCAACTTCGCGCACGGTGACATCTACATGCTGGGTGCATTCTGGGGCTACTACGTCCTGAAGTACTGGCACGTCAATTTCTGGGTGGCACTGCTGTCCGCGATGATTATTAGCGCCGCTGCCGGGGTTGTCATCGAATTCCTGGCGTACCGGCCACTGCGCCACTCGCCACGGATTACCGCGCTGATTACCGCGATTGGGGTGTCTTACCTGCTCGAAAACGGCATGAGCTATCTTTATGGTGCCAGCGCGCGTAACTTTCCGCAGGCCATCGCGCAGCACAACTACCACGTGGCTGGTCTGACCATTTCCAACATTCAAGTGCTCATCCTGGTGGTGTCCATCGTCCTGATGATTGGCCTTCAGCTGATTATCCGGCGTACCAAGATGGGCAAGGCGATGCGCGCGGTTGCCGTTGACCCTGACGCCGCGCAGCTGATGGGGATTAACCCGAACCACGTCATCTCCTTCACCTTTGCGCTGGGCAGTGCCCTCGCTGGTGCTGCTGGGGTGCTAATTGGGCTGTACTACAACACGATTGATCCACTGATGGGGATGACCCCAGGGATCAAGGCCTTTGTCGCCGCCGTTGTTGGTGGCATCGGCTCCATTCCGGGTGCGGCTGTCGGGGGCTTCCTGATTGGGATTCTCGAAACTATCACCCAGGCTGTGGGTCTGTCCGCGTACAAGGATGCGGCAGTCTACGTTGTGCTCATTGTCATCCTGCTCGTGCTGCCATCTGGTATCTTTGGCCGGCACTCGAAGGAAAAGGTTTAG
- a CDS encoding helix-turn-helix domain-containing protein, whose amino-acid sequence MQISEQIRHLRQEQHLTQQDLATKLHISRQSISKWENDTALPTFDNVVALSDLFDVPLDKLLRDDPELMASLSQPTRHSPWEVIYPAIILTLGFIGFLQLYGRSHASLSTLTDWLINAGQLIMMPVALLVARSKWWRRIDTRLKLAFWIGMGLIWLAAAVEFASGFFAGFHPAH is encoded by the coding sequence ATGCAAATCAGTGAACAAATACGGCACCTGCGCCAAGAACAGCACCTCACCCAACAGGACCTCGCCACCAAACTGCATATATCCAGGCAGTCAATCTCCAAATGGGAAAACGATACGGCCTTACCCACTTTTGACAACGTTGTGGCGCTCAGCGACCTGTTTGACGTACCACTCGACAAACTATTGCGCGATGACCCGGAATTGATGGCATCCTTGAGCCAGCCCACCCGTCACTCACCGTGGGAAGTCATTTATCCAGCAATCATTCTGACCTTGGGATTCATTGGCTTCCTGCAACTATACGGGCGCAGCCATGCCTCACTTAGTACCCTCACGGACTGGCTCATCAACGCTGGTCAGTTAATCATGATGCCGGTCGCGCTGTTGGTAGCACGCTCGAAGTGGTGGCGGCGGATTGACACACGGTTAAAGCTTGCCTTCTGGATTGGCATGGGTTTGATTTGGCTGGCCGCTGCGGTCGAATTTGCTTCTGGCTTCTTTGCGGGGTTCCATCCGGCACATTAA
- a CDS encoding ABC transporter substrate-binding protein, with product MKKTTMKKMAGAAATLAAMVMMAGCSTAAGNAKKGNTASGSTMKVGVNMELSGAAAGYGEQMKQGIELAISEINKDGGVKVGGKKYKMQAVYRDNKTTTSGSASVAAQLVNNDKVSAIVGPATTNDATASIPNITKAAVAQVSPSATDPDYTLDKNGKVQPYVFRSCFENNFQGGTAARFANDTLKSKKVAVIADNSTDYGTGLAKAFKKEYNGKVVSTQYFQEGDKDFNAILTSIKNKGFDAIYAPGYYSEIGLIVKQARQMGIKTPIIGSDGMADPKLAKIAGDSNATKVYYTTPFSTMTAATDKTVKNFMDNFKSKFHQDAPTFSALAYDSVYMVKTAAQQEKSTNSADIAKGLAKIKGMKGATGTMTVDKQHNPKKPIAIEQMTNGKVVKAYTVK from the coding sequence ATGAAGAAGACGACAATGAAGAAGATGGCCGGCGCGGCCGCAACCCTCGCAGCAATGGTCATGATGGCCGGGTGCAGTACCGCGGCGGGCAATGCTAAGAAAGGCAATACCGCGAGCGGCTCGACCATGAAGGTTGGGGTCAACATGGAACTGTCCGGCGCCGCAGCGGGTTATGGGGAACAGATGAAGCAGGGGATTGAACTTGCGATTTCCGAAATTAACAAGGACGGCGGCGTGAAGGTTGGCGGCAAGAAGTACAAGATGCAGGCCGTCTACCGCGATAACAAGACCACGACTTCCGGCTCCGCTTCCGTTGCCGCACAGCTGGTTAACAACGACAAAGTTTCAGCCATCGTTGGCCCTGCCACAACCAACGACGCGACAGCTTCCATTCCTAACATCACCAAGGCCGCTGTTGCCCAGGTCAGCCCATCCGCGACGGATCCTGACTACACGCTGGACAAGAATGGGAAAGTGCAGCCATACGTCTTCCGTTCATGCTTCGAAAACAACTTCCAGGGCGGCACCGCTGCTCGCTTTGCAAACGACACTCTGAAGTCCAAGAAGGTCGCGGTTATCGCCGACAACTCCACAGATTATGGGACTGGCCTCGCCAAGGCATTCAAGAAGGAATACAACGGCAAGGTCGTCTCCACACAGTACTTCCAGGAAGGCGACAAGGACTTCAACGCCATCCTCACCAGCATCAAGAACAAAGGCTTTGACGCCATTTACGCACCAGGTTACTACTCCGAAATCGGCCTGATTGTGAAGCAGGCCCGTCAGATGGGCATCAAGACGCCAATCATCGGTTCCGATGGGATGGCGGATCCTAAGCTGGCCAAGATTGCCGGTGATTCTAACGCCACCAAGGTTTACTACACCACACCATTCTCCACGATGACCGCTGCGACCGACAAGACGGTTAAGAACTTTATGGACAACTTCAAGTCCAAGTTCCACCAGGACGCACCGACCTTCTCTGCACTGGCTTACGACTCCGTCTACATGGTCAAGACCGCTGCTCAGCAGGAAAAGTCCACGAACTCCGCTGACATTGCCAAGGGTCTGGCTAAGATCAAGGGCATGAAGGGCGCAACAGGTACCATGACAGTTGATAAGCAGCACAACCCTAAGAAGCCAATCGCCATCGAACAGATGACCAACGGCAAGGTTGTGAAGGCCTACACTGTTAAGTAA
- a CDS encoding type II toxin-antitoxin system PemK/MazF family toxin has protein sequence MPKYFPKQGDIIMIDAEPHARNEYGGHNANKGNIRRPMIVLSKSSYNANTGMVMGMLLTSAQRKFAPQMYKPFADAESGVYGHIVLWQVPNFDHIARHAKTVGHVDEGTLQELIQIAVDILQ, from the coding sequence ATGCCCAAATACTTTCCTAAACAAGGCGATATTATTATGATTGATGCTGAACCACATGCGAGGAATGAATATGGCGGTCATAATGCTAACAAAGGTAATATTCGGCGTCCAATGATTGTACTTTCGAAGAGTAGCTATAACGCCAATACTGGTATGGTGATGGGAATGCTGCTAACGTCAGCACAAAGAAAATTTGCACCACAAATGTATAAGCCCTTTGCGGATGCTGAAAGTGGCGTGTATGGCCATATTGTTTTGTGGCAAGTGCCTAATTTTGATCATATCGCTCGTCATGCTAAAACGGTTGGTCATGTTGACGAAGGAACATTGCAGGAGTTGATTCAGATTGCAGTTGATATCTTGCAATGA